In Acinetobacter wanghuae, the sequence CATATGTTGGCTCAAAAGCAGCCGACATTATCCAAGTCATGGGTTTTGAAACATTCAAATCCAATGCCTTATCAACTCTCGCTATCCAATCCACAGAAGAAATGGTCTATTCTGTAAACTTAAATGTTTAAATAAAGTGAAGATTCTATTCACTAAAAAATCGTTTATCTTTCATTCTTTACTTGTTAAAACAAATCAGAAAAGCATAGAATATTATTTATACAAATATAGATCTTCAATATTTTTAAAAAAATCATTTTTTTGGGAAGGCACTATGCCAAATGAGTACGAAAAAGATCATCGTGCACTCATCCAAGAGGCTTTAAATGATCCTCTTGCTCGTATCCCCGAACGCCTAAAATCCTGTTATTACGAACATCAAAAGGCTTTAAATTTAAAATATTTGCTACAAGTGAATCTAATTGCACAATTTGCTTATGTGGTGTATACCCTTGCGGATATTTTAGTTTTAACCGACATTCGAACCTTATTGATTGTGAGTAAGCTTGGCTTTGCAGTAGTCATGACCTTGATCACGATCTGGATTTATAACCATTATCAAAACTTACCCTTGTTCGATTTGCTGCTGCCCACTTCTATTATTGGCGCAAGTAGTATTTGGTTTTTCAATCTCAATATATCTGAAAGCCCTTATACCCTGATTTATCAATATGCATCGTTAGTGTTTATTGTGCTTGCTAATTTATGTGTGCAAGTCCGTTTTCGCCCCTCGCTGATCACCACTAGCCTGATTACTTTAGTGATTTACACTGGGGTATATTTCAATACCTATGGCGATGCGTATCAGATTTTACTGTTTTCGCTGATTTATATTCCTGTACTCATTTTTAGCGTGTATATCAGTTGGAATTCAACACTAAAATCTCGCACTGTGTTTTTGCATCATTTATTAAATGATTACCATCGAAAAGCTTTTGAAAAGCTTGCCCATACAGACGCTTTAACGGGTTTAAATAACCGACGTTATTTTGAGTCTTTAGCAACGCAGCATGTTCATGCAAATTTTGAGTCGCCAAACCCGACGACCTTATTGGTGTTCGATGTTGATCATTTCAAGCAAATTAATGACAGTTATGGGCATGATATTGGCGATCGTGTTTTACAAATGATTGCTGACGTTTCATCGAAAGAAATGCGACATAGCGATATTTTAGCGCGCTATGGTGGCGAGGAATTTATTGCTTTACTGACTGGCACAAACTCTGATGATGCGGTGAAAATTGCCGAGCGATTAAGAAAACGTATTGAAAATATTGAGGTCAACCTCACAGATGGTCGACAGTTTCATTTTACAGTTTCAATTGGGATTACCATTTTAGAGACATTTGAAACTGATCTGAATGTTCTGATTAAACAAGCGGATATCGCGTTATATCAGGCTAAAGCCAATGGGCGAAATCGTGTTGAACATTATGATCCGAGTATGGATCAATCGGCGATTCAAAATATGAAGCGTTCTTGGAATATTGAAAGTGATGTGAAGATGATTGTGGAATAGAGAGCGTTCCCTCTATTCTTTAAACATTGTCTTGCTAGATACTAGAAATAACGATTTAAGATCTAAAAATTTCATCAAAGTGAAATTCTAAATATTCTTTTTGAGCAAGAAATGGCTTAATAACTAAGTGTTGCGGTATCTTAAAAAATGATTGATCCTCTAAGGATAATTCTTTCGATAATAGAATTTCACCATCTAGTTTAAATGATATAAATCCTTGATCAAATAAACGATCGAATGTCGGTGTCAATAAAACTCCATTATATGGATCTATCCGCTCTTCTTCATTGCTTAAAGACCACGGCTTGATATGTGAGGCGATCAGAAATTTAGAATTATTAAACCCAGACACAACACAACTTGGATTAAGTTCAAATAATGATTTTCGAAATTTGTTCTGTAATAGTCTAACTTTAATCAATCTTTCCGCTTCAGATGTAAAGTTAGAAGCTTCTTCAAAAAATTTACTGGTAGTGTCTAAATGTGACGTGTTAACCACCTATCTTTCATGTCTTGATTGTATTTTAATAAAAATAGATGCAAGACAGCTTCATGATTTTCTTTCTTCTTCGAAAAGCTTAAAGTTTTCCGTGTAAAACGCCCTAAGCGATTTCTTAATGTGGCATTGAAACGCTCAACATGGTTGGTTAAACCTGTATGTTTACCTACAGAGCGATGGGTATCAGGATCAAATACCTCAGCATAACTTGACCAATAATCACTACAGGTTGCTAAATTAAAGTAGCTTGTGGGAATACGGCAACGTAAATCTGTACACGTTTTATCATTACGCTGACCACACACATAAGCCACTACTTGGCGTGTACGATGGCAGAGTGCATCCAAGTCCAAACCTTATGGCGACGGGCTTTTACGAAACTCCATAACTCATCAAGCTCAAGGACATCTGTTGGATGAGCATCAAGTAATTCGTCACTCAGTTTCCTGCTGTTTACTTTTTTTTATCCAGCCCATCAGTGTTTCAGGTGCAACACCGAATAGACGCTGCATGCCTCTCAAACTGCCTCGTTCAAGATAGGTACTGATAATGAGTTCTTTCTGTTCTTCGGTATATTTAATTTTGGGTTTGAGTACACTAGAGCGCCCACAATCTTTACATCTGAACTGTGCATTTCCACTTTTGTTGTGACCATTCTTATGGATATTGGGTGATTGGCAACGGGTGCAGACATAAGTTGTCTTTTCTATGATCATGTTAAAGGTTTATTGCTCACACATTTTCACGTCTATTCTAAATTAAAACACGTTGTTTTTGTACACTACCAATTTACTATTGCTCACATCCGTTGTTTTTAAATAATTTTCATAATGTTTTAATGCAGCAGAATACATATTATTACCAGTACGATTACGTTCTTGGTAAATTTCTAGCGAATAGATCATCAGTTTTAAAGCTTCAAACTCAATACTATTTTTAGGCACTTCATAGCTAGGCAACCAATCTGAAATTCTGTTTCTAATTACTAAGTCATATTTTGAAGCAGTTGCATTAGATAATCTTTTTTCTTCTAAAAGCCACTTATAAAAGTCCATATAAAGCCTTAATCTTTTTAAAGTACTATATATAAAAAAAGAGCGCCTAAGCGCTCTTTTTATTAGAAATATTTAGGTCGCCCTAAATAGCCTCGAACATAGTTCTCGGCGTAAAATTGGCACGAAGCAGTGCTTCGTGAAAGCCCAATTTTACTCCCATTCAATCGTTGCAGGTGGCTTAGACGATACGTCATAAACAACACGAGAAACTTCAGCAATTTCGTTCATGATACGAGTCGAGATTTTATCAACTAAATCATAAGGAAGATGCGCGAAACGTGCTGTCATAAAGTCAACAGTTTCAACCGCACGAAGTGCAATCACCCATGCATAACGACGACCATCACCTACGACACCAACAGATTTCACTGGTTGGAATACAGCGAATGCTTGCGCAGTTTTGTCATACCAACCGCTTGCACGAAGTTCTTGCATGAAAATGTCATCTGCTAAACGAAGAATGTCAGCATATTCTTTTTTCACTTCACCCAAAATACGAACACCTAGACCCGGACCTGGGAATGGGTGACGGTAAAGCATCTCAAAAGGTAGACCTAAAGTCGTACCTAAACGGCGCACTTCATCTTTGAACAAGTCACGGATTGGTTCAACCAATTCAAACGCTAAATCTTCTGGTAAACCACCCACGTTGTGGTGTGATTTAATCACATGCGCTTTACCGTTTTTAGTTGCCGCAGATTCGATCACGTCTGGGTAAATCGTACCTTGTGCAAGGAAGTTTACGCCATCAAGCTTACGTGCTTCTTCAGCAAAGACTTCGATGAACTCACGACCGATGATTTTACGTTTTTTCTCAGGATCAACTTCACCTGCAAGTGCAGATAAGAAACGATCTTCAGCATCAGCACGAATCACACGGATACCCATGTTTTTCGCAAACATATCCATCACTTGCTCGCCTTCGTTCAAACGAAGTAAACCGTTATCTACGAATACGCAAGTCAATTGGTCGCCAATTGCTTTATGTAAAAGTGCAGCAACCACAGATGAATCGACACCACCTGAAAGACCGAGTAGAACTTTTTGATCACCAATTTGCGCGCGAAGTTGCTCAACACGTAAATCAATAATGTTTTCAGAGTTCCACAGGTTACGGCAACCACATACACCGTGAACGAAGTTAGATAGTAATTCAGCACCTTTAGCGGTGTGCGTTACTTCTGGGTGGAATTGAATACCGTAGAAACGACGTGCTTCATCAGACACCATTGCAAATGGACAGCTTGGTGTGCTTGCAGTCACTTGGAAGCCTTCAGGTAAGGCAGTCACTTTATCGCCATGACTCATCCAAACTTTAAGCTTGTCTTTAGTATCTTCAAGATCACCGATCAATTTATCGCGAACTTGAATATCCACTTCTGCATAACCAAACTCATGCACATCACCTGGCTCTACTTTACCGCCAA encodes:
- a CDS encoding GGDEF domain-containing protein; the encoded protein is MPNEYEKDHRALIQEALNDPLARIPERLKSCYYEHQKALNLKYLLQVNLIAQFAYVVYTLADILVLTDIRTLLIVSKLGFAVVMTLITIWIYNHYQNLPLFDLLLPTSIIGASSIWFFNLNISESPYTLIYQYASLVFIVLANLCVQVRFRPSLITTSLITLVIYTGVYFNTYGDAYQILLFSLIYIPVLIFSVYISWNSTLKSRTVFLHHLLNDYHRKAFEKLAHTDALTGLNNRRYFESLATQHVHANFESPNPTTLLVFDVDHFKQINDSYGHDIGDRVLQMIADVSSKEMRHSDILARYGGEEFIALLTGTNSDDAVKIAERLRKRIENIEVNLTDGRQFHFTVSIGITILETFETDLNVLIKQADIALYQAKANGRNRVEHYDPSMDQSAIQNMKRSWNIESDVKMIVE
- a CDS encoding HNH endonuclease yields the protein MVNTSHLDTTSKFFEEASNFTSEAERLIKVRLLQNKFRKSLFELNPSCVVSGFNNSKFLIASHIKPWSLSNEEERIDPYNGVLLTPTFDRLFDQGFISFKLDGEILLSKELSLEDQSFFKIPQHLVIKPFLAQKEYLEFHFDEIFRS
- a CDS encoding IS1 family transposase, which produces MDALCHRTRQVVAYVCGQRNDKTCTDLRCRIPTSYFNLATCSDYWSSYAEVFDPDTHRSVGKHTGLTNHVERFNATLRNRLGRFTRKTLSFSKKKENHEAVLHLFLLKYNQDMKDRWLTRHI
- a CDS encoding IS1 family transposase, whose protein sequence is MIIEKTTYVCTRCQSPNIHKNGHNKSGNAQFRCKDCGRSSVLKPKIKYTEEQKELIISTYLERGSLRGMQRLFGVAPETLMGWIKKSKQQETE
- the guaA gene encoding glutamine-hydrolyzing GMP synthase, which encodes MTTNTQITEDRILILDFGSQYSQLIARRVREAGVYSEMYAYDMSEEDIRAFNPNGIILSGGPESVYEAGSPRAPEVVFNLGVPVLGICYGLQTMSQQLGGKVEPGDVHEFGYAEVDIQVRDKLIGDLEDTKDKLKVWMSHGDKVTALPEGFQVTASTPSCPFAMVSDEARRFYGIQFHPEVTHTAKGAELLSNFVHGVCGCRNLWNSENIIDLRVEQLRAQIGDQKVLLGLSGGVDSSVVAALLHKAIGDQLTCVFVDNGLLRLNEGEQVMDMFAKNMGIRVIRADAEDRFLSALAGEVDPEKKRKIIGREFIEVFAEEARKLDGVNFLAQGTIYPDVIESAATKNGKAHVIKSHHNVGGLPEDLAFELVEPIRDLFKDEVRRLGTTLGLPFEMLYRHPFPGPGLGVRILGEVKKEYADILRLADDIFMQELRASGWYDKTAQAFAVFQPVKSVGVVGDGRRYAWVIALRAVETVDFMTARFAHLPYDLVDKISTRIMNEIAEVSRVVYDVSSKPPATIEWE